In the genome of Actinobacillus genomosp. 1, the window GGTACGTTTGCCGGCTAACATACGGGCAAATTTGCGGATTTCTTCCGCTTCAATGCCGCAAATCGGTGCCGCCCATTCGGCGGTTTTCTCAATTTTGTCTTCGGTTTCGCCAAGTAAGTAAGGCACAAATTGCTCAAAACCGAGCGTGTACATATCAATAAACGCTTTATCGTATAAATTCTCACGATATAAGGTGTGAGCAATCGCCAACATAAACGGCACGTCCGCTTGCGGATTGATATAAAGCTGTTTACAACCAAGGAAGTTTTGCGTTTTGCTTTTCACCGGATCAATGCTAATCACATTGATTTTTTGTTCCGCCACTTTCTGTTTAAGCTGTTCTAAGTAGCCGTAAGATTCGTGCGTTTCGCAGTTCCAGCCGACTTGTAAGTTTTTGACCGGATCGCTTGCCCAGAAAATTAAGTTCTCGGTTTCTTTAAGGATGACTTCCCATGATGTCCCTTGTGAATACACTTCGGTTGAACCTAACACATAAGGCAAAATGGTTTGCCCTGCACCGGTGGAGTAATCGCCTACGGTACCGACGCTCGAGCCGTGCATCGCAATCGCACGGATCATATGGTTACCGCAGCTATGGAATTGACCGGAAGAACGCCAGCCGACATTGGCGGTATGTAATGCCCAAGGGCCGTAATTTTGCTGAATACGCTCAAGTTCTTCATAGAACAGGTCAAGCGCTTCGTCCCAACTGACACGTACAAAACGGTTATCGCCACGTTGTGTTCTGTTGCTGTTGTGACGGTTTTTGAGCCAATCCAAGCGCACCATTGGATAACGAATACGTGCTTCACCGTACACCAAGTCTTTGATGCCGTTGATCATTTCGGTCGGGTGTTTATCCAGTTCGAACGGCTTAATTTCGGCAATGCGACCGTTTTCAATTTTTGCTCGTACCGCACCCCATTGCGCACCGGTAATTTTCCAACCGTTTTCGACCGCTTGTGAAGCTTCGGCATTTGCTCTTGGCACAAGGAAATTCGGCATTGCCATAGAAGTCGCCATCAGCGACATATTTTTTAAGAATTGACGGCGTGAAGTTGAAAGTGATGATGACATACAAACTCCTTATTTAGCGGCTTTCGGTTGGCTGTCTGAGGCATGCATTTGCAAATAGCGTAGCACTTGTTTACGGGTCGGCTCGTCCATGTCGGTAAAGCCGACCATACCGTTAAATACGGCAACCCATTCATTCGCATCGTGCATTTTGGTATCACGTTGTTTGTGGCAGACGCTACATTCGGTCTTAAAGGTTTGTTCCGCATTCGCCCAAAAATCTGTCAGACTATTGGTGAATTTAGAATTTTTTACCCACGCTTGTAATTTGACTTTCTGCCATACTAAACCGGTAAGCGGATCTTCTTTCTTCTCAAGCACTTCAAACGTCGGGTTATTTTGCATAAAACTTTTATCCATTACCGCATCGGTAATTTGTTTCGCAAATTGGTTGTACCAAATACGCCCCACTCCTTTGTTTTTACGCCACATTTCCAATTCGATTTGTGAAGCGTCTTGTTTGGATTGCAATAGTTTAATCGGCACACCGGCTTCAAGCTGTCCAATGGATTGCTTGAGTGATTCGTCAGCGAAAAGGGCTAATTCGGAGGGCGTGTAAGCGGTTGAATTTTGGGCGAAACTTACAGAACAAAATGTCAGCAAACTTACGCCAAGCAGCCAAACAGATTTCATAAAAACCTCGGAGAATAATGTTTAATTATTAGACTAGTTTAGCAAATATAACGTTAAAGCTATATTGATATAAGTCATAAAATAATAACTATTCTTATTAAGAAAGAAATTTGCAAAAAATTTCCAAAATCCAACCGCTTACAGGCTATAATAACTAGTATTTTTGAACGAATTTTTTAGGAATCGCAAAATGACAACAAAATTTAATGTAAAAACATTCCAAGGTATGATTTTAGCCCTACAAGATTACTGGGCAAACGTAGGTTGCACCATTGTTCAACCGTTTGATATGGAAGTGGGTGCAGGTACTTCTCACCCAATGACCGCACTTCGTGCCTTAGGCCCTGAGCCAATGGCGTTCGCTTACGTTCAACCTTCACGCCGCCCGACTGACGGTCGTTACGGCGAAAACCCGAACCGTTTACAACACTACTACCAATTCCAAGTGGTAATCAAACCGTCTCCGGATAACATTCAAGAACTCTATTTAGGCTCACTCAAAATGTTAGGTTTCGACCCGACTCAACACGATATTCGTTTCGTGGAAGATAACTGGGAAAACCCAACTTTAGGTGCGTGGGGCTTAGGCTGGGAAGTGTGGTTAAACGGTATGGAAGTGACCCAATTTACTTACTTCCAACAAGTGGGCGGTTTAGAGTGTAAGCCAGTAACGGGTGAAGTGACCTACGGTTTAGAGCGCTTGGCGATGTATATTCAAGGCGTGGACAGCGTGTACGATCTCGTATGGTCAG includes:
- a CDS encoding pentahemic C cytochrome: MKSVWLLGVSLLTFCSVSFAQNSTAYTPSELALFADESLKQSIGQLEAGVPIKLLQSKQDASQIELEMWRKNKGVGRIWYNQFAKQITDAVMDKSFMQNNPTFEVLEKKEDPLTGLVWQKVKLQAWVKNSKFTNSLTDFWANAEQTFKTECSVCHKQRDTKMHDANEWVAVFNGMVGFTDMDEPTRKQVLRYLQMHASDSQPKAAK
- the glyQ gene encoding glycine--tRNA ligase subunit alpha → MTTKFNVKTFQGMILALQDYWANVGCTIVQPFDMEVGAGTSHPMTALRALGPEPMAFAYVQPSRRPTDGRYGENPNRLQHYYQFQVVIKPSPDNIQELYLGSLKMLGFDPTQHDIRFVEDNWENPTLGAWGLGWEVWLNGMEVTQFTYFQQVGGLECKPVTGEVTYGLERLAMYIQGVDSVYDLVWSDGPLGKTTYGDVFHQNEVEQSTYNFEYADVDFLFKAFEQYEKEATELLALEKPLPLPAYERILKAAHSFNMLDARKAISVTERQRYILRIRTLTKGVAEAYYASREVLGFPGCKK